TTTTAGGTGCATGAGGTGCAGAAGAATTTGAGCCAGGCAGGGTAGCATACAGAAGGGATAGCCCAGAGCTCATGGGCTGTGCTTGCAGCTGGATCGATCTCCCCCATCTCTTCCTGTCTTGTGCCTGACTGCGCTCCTGGACTCCCTTCCTTTCTATCCCTGCAGCTGACGGGGCTTATTCTTGTCACAATGGCATTCCTTGCCTGCCTCCTCATGCTCGTCATGTACAAGGCCTTGTGGTATGATCAGCTGAGCTGCCCTGAGGGCTTCGTGTTCAAGGTAAGGTGGGCGCGTGGTCCTGAGGGCTGGTGAACTCTTTCCAACAGCCCTGTTTGAACAATGCCATCCTGACCCCAGCCTGCCGGCTTAGAGGGATTCAGACTGCTCCCTTCAGGACTGGCACAGCTTCTGCACCGGCAGCCTCAAACCCAGTCCTTTCTCCTGAATGACATTTGTTGAGGCTGTGACATAAGTGTGACAGAGAGCTGGACCCAGCCTACTAGATCAAACTCCATGCCACGTTGCCTCTTCCTTGGGACATCTCTGCCCATGGAGAACCAGCTGGAGGCCCCATCAAACATCTCATCTGCAAAGGCCCCCTTGAGGAGGAGTGATGGGAGAATGGTGGGCCTTGCACTTTGTCTTGTAGGGCCTGTGGGCACCATGAACTGCCCCAACCCCACAGCTGAACTGGGGAGGGAGTGCTTGGCCTATGCAGGGTGGGCAGACACAGCCTGGAGGGGAGTGTGGCCCCTCAGCGGTCTTGGCTCACTCCTCTGGGGCCACAGGAGAGGGAAGAAGCCCCGGGGTCTCACCAAGGGTAGCCAGGTCTTACCTGACCTTGTTGAGCGTGCAGGGACGCAGACGTCCCTGCCGTTGGCATTGCTGCTGGCTTGGAGGTGGGAACCAGCCTGATTGCCGTGTTGTGGTGGTGGATGTGGTAGGTGAGGATGAGCGATGGATGCTCCCAGAGCCATCATGGGAGAACATGAAGGCTGAGCTGGGCCCCAGGACACCCACGAAATGCTCATGCCAGGGCTGCTTGTGTGCAAGGTGTCTGCAGGCAGTCAGGCTCTttccagctgctgcctcctgctttcctcttctcctccacagcACAAGCGCTGCAACCCAGCAGTCCTAGAGATGTACTACTCGGAGCAGGAGACCGGACCTCAGGGAAGTCTCTACATGGCCATCAACCATTTCAGTCAAGGCAAGAAGAGCATCCCAGATCTGCCATCCCCATGGATGCCAGCAGTTAGTGCCCTGAAAGAGGCTGAGAATGGCAAAGAAGCGATAGGAAGCCATCAGGAATAGGGCAGGGCTCTAGCACACTCGCCAGCTCTTGCTCCACAGGGCGTAACCCAGTCAACACCAGTCCTGTTTCCAAAACCAAGCATGCAAAAGACAGCCCTGAGTGGGTGTGGGGCTGGGTTTGTTGTGTCCTGTGGGATCTCATTGTTTCCCCACTTGTCTCCCATCAGTCGGAACAGCGTTGTCCAAATGGTTATTGCTTACATTTTCCCTGTTTGTGTCTGTAGCTGCCAGAAGGCAGGATCACGCCACAGAAACCCTCTGCTGCTCATGGTTTTCAGCTTCTCCATGGACCATTTGAACAGACTGAATTGTAGCCCTCCCTTGCCGAGTGCCAGGGCTACCTGTGTCTGACAGCCACTTTCAGCTGTGAGCACCAGGAGGACCATTCATCAAAAGCATTGCTTCAGTTTTGCTTCTTCTCTTTTGGGCATCACAGCTGCTGGTTGTCCGAGACAAGGAGAGGGGAGATGCAAGCTCTGGGAAGGCCAGGGTTACAGCAGCCCTTTGCAGCTGAGCCTGTTGATGCTGCTGTATAGAGACAGCAGATGTTAACATGCCCTGCATTTTACTTTGAGCCCTTTGCTGATCTCATTTGAGAAAGCCGTTGTGAACTGCAAGGCTAAAACTGACTCCATTTACTTCCAGTGCTTCTGGATAGGGTCTTGTCTTGTTTTATTCAGCGCCTTAAAGTGCGTATCCTGTGGCTGGCATGACCTTGTGTTTGCCCCTCTGCATTTCGGCTGCTGCAGTAATGCAATGGTGCTTCTCCCACACCGTGTATTTCTCTAAAAATTGTGATCCTTGCCTCAAGGTGAGCTCTAGCAGGTTTTTTGAAGAGCCGAAAGGAATGTGATGATGGGCTGCTTTTCTGTAAGCAACAATAAATGTGTGTTCTTGTCCCAACACATTTGTCTTTCTGCCAGGTGTATCCCCCTGACCTGTATTCCCGTTAGCACCACTGACTCCTTCCAGCAGAGCATGTCTGCTCGCTGATCTCAGCCTCTGGGGGGAGCGCAATGCA
The sequence above is drawn from the Struthio camelus isolate bStrCam1 chromosome 7, bStrCam1.hap1, whole genome shotgun sequence genome and encodes:
- the CALY gene encoding neuron-specific vesicular protein calcyon; this translates as MVKLGASVSEKPEKEQHEGGDDFDNVPLITPLDAGQLQQPFPDKMIVKTRTEYKLQQQQQRKLYIPGIKKLNVNLYDEVSEKVKLTGLILVTMAFLACLLMLVMYKALWYDQLSCPEGFVFKHKRCNPAVLEMYYSEQETGPQGSLYMAINHFSQGKKSIPDLPSPWMPAVSALKEAENGKEAIGSHQE